In Natronomonas halophila, one DNA window encodes the following:
- a CDS encoding helix-turn-helix domain-containing protein, protein MGLLAEYELCFEHLPLVEVAAALPEATLTVEVGQPNQGGPPPFDVDIAGETEDAIEDAFDRAAFVERYSHIEGGDGRHRYRITPSATMDEQIGGHVDRPERLHELADNDSIVDYVEVTPEGWRQQRWFADRSAFERYCEFWRRNADAFRLRRLREADGFGPTPANGLTDRQREALAAAHEMGYFEVPRRSSLGDVADALDISASSLSERLRRAQSSLVESALDEAERDGRPLKGPQS, encoded by the coding sequence ATGGGACTTCTCGCCGAGTACGAACTGTGTTTCGAGCACCTCCCGCTCGTCGAGGTCGCGGCGGCCCTCCCCGAAGCGACCCTGACCGTCGAGGTCGGCCAACCCAATCAGGGCGGGCCGCCGCCGTTCGACGTCGATATCGCCGGTGAGACGGAAGACGCTATCGAGGACGCCTTCGACCGTGCCGCCTTCGTCGAGCGATACTCCCACATCGAGGGCGGGGACGGCCGCCATCGATACCGGATAACGCCGTCTGCCACGATGGACGAGCAAATCGGCGGCCACGTCGACCGACCGGAGCGCCTTCACGAACTGGCGGATAACGACTCCATCGTCGATTACGTCGAGGTAACTCCCGAGGGCTGGCGACAGCAACGATGGTTCGCCGACCGTTCGGCCTTCGAGCGCTACTGTGAGTTCTGGCGGCGAAACGCCGACGCCTTCAGACTACGCCGACTGCGAGAAGCCGACGGCTTCGGACCGACGCCCGCCAACGGCCTGACCGACCGACAGCGGGAAGCGCTGGCGGCCGCCCACGAGATGGGCTACTTCGAGGTGCCGCGCCGGAGTTCCCTCGGCGACGTGGCCGATGCCCTCGACATTTCGGCGTCATCGCTTTCCGAACGGCTCCGTCGGGCCCAATCCTCCCTCGTCGAATCCGCCCTCGATGAGGCCGAACGGGACGGACGACCACTTAAAGGCCCGCAGTCCTGA
- a CDS encoding dihydrofolate reductase gives MKLSLVAAVAENGVIGVDGGMPWHYPEDLAHFKETTMDHPVVMGRTTYESIEARLDGPLPGRTNVVLSGRESLDLPEGAVHARDTDEALELAREALDEDQNTVYVVGGATVYEQFIEEADELVITEVPEAPDGDTHFPEIGDEWNEVRREAGDEVVFVTYERA, from the coding sequence ATGAAGCTTTCCTTGGTCGCGGCCGTCGCGGAGAACGGCGTCATCGGCGTCGACGGCGGGATGCCGTGGCACTACCCCGAGGACCTCGCTCATTTCAAGGAGACAACGATGGACCATCCCGTCGTCATGGGCCGGACGACCTACGAGTCCATCGAGGCACGTCTCGACGGGCCGCTCCCCGGACGGACGAACGTCGTCCTCTCGGGACGGGAATCCCTCGATTTGCCGGAGGGGGCGGTCCACGCCCGTGATACCGACGAGGCGCTCGAACTGGCTCGCGAGGCGCTCGACGAGGACCAGAACACGGTCTACGTCGTCGGCGGGGCGACCGTCTACGAGCAGTTCATCGAGGAGGCCGACGAACTCGTGATTACCGAGGTTCCGGAGGCTCCCGACGGGGACACTCACTTCCCCGAAATCGGCGACGAGTGGAACGAAGTGCGCCGCGAGGCCGGCGACGAGGTAGTATTCGTCACCTACGAACGGGCCTGA
- a CDS encoding FAD-binding and (Fe-S)-binding domain-containing protein, with product MATEGGDEQGRADPTTDRRADYDYQGGGVDRPGLVDDLEALVDGEVRFDEFTRTLYATDASAYEVTPIGVVFPTDTADVVAVMNYCEERAIPVLPRGGGTSLAGQTVNEAVVLDFTHHMDGIVDIDAEVEEATAQPGVRLGDLNAELADEGLKFAPDPAWGDKSALGGAIGNNSTGSHSLVYGKTDAYIEELEVVLGNGTVHRFGEVTPEEWRRRAEADTFLGRVYAELLDIAEEKADTIRSAYPELKRNVSGYNLDRLIEEYRAVQEGDRETVNLARVFAGSEGTLGIVTEATVSLEPIPETKAMALLAYDDLITALEDVAPILEFDPAAVEVLDDVLLDLARDTSEFGKLVEETLPEGTGSVLLVEFYAESDAEGREKVAELLADRQPDTATEADAADLDTATTDAPVRSFYAAEAHAEADRERFWKLRKSGLPILLGRTTDEKHISFIEDTAVPPEHLPEYVADFKEVLAENDTFASFYAHAGPGCLHIRPLVNTKTVDGIEQMRGIAEGATDLVLEYDGSVSGEHGDGRARTEWNRKLYGEEVFEVFRSLKNTLDPWWLLNPGQVCGDAEMTENLRFDPDYEFDPGFDPVLQWDNDNGFQGMAELCHGCGGCRGPQETTGGVMCPTYRAADEEIQSTRGRANALRAAMSGDLDVEATDSEFVAEVMDLCVGCKGCANDCPSEVDMAKLKAEVEYAHHQNHGTSLRERLFAEIDWTAKWGSRLAPLANRVDAIPGARALLEKTVGIARERSLPTFRRQSFADWFEERGPAVPAGQAERRVLLLPDTFTNYTNPEVAKAAVRVLEAADVHVEVPDVGPSGRAAFSKGFLETAAERAEAVVTTLAPRVEDGWDVVVCEPSDAVMIQDDYADFISGAAVELVADYTYSVCEYLDTHRLDERFDVAPDADNAPEQALVYHGHCHQKATKRDHHAVGVLRRVGYEVDPLDSTCCGMAGSFGYEAEHYLMSQAIGEQLFEQVDAVDADPVAPGASCRTQLGDREDAETPDHPIQRIDAAIEA from the coding sequence ATGGCCACGGAGGGTGGAGACGAGCAGGGTCGCGCCGACCCGACCACGGACCGGCGCGCCGACTACGATTATCAAGGCGGAGGGGTCGACCGACCCGGGCTGGTCGACGACCTCGAAGCGCTCGTCGACGGCGAGGTCCGGTTCGACGAGTTCACTCGCACGCTGTATGCGACCGACGCCTCGGCCTACGAGGTGACGCCAATCGGCGTCGTGTTCCCGACCGATACGGCCGACGTCGTCGCAGTGATGAACTACTGCGAGGAGCGGGCGATTCCCGTCCTCCCGCGCGGCGGCGGCACGTCGCTTGCGGGTCAGACCGTCAACGAGGCCGTCGTGCTGGATTTCACCCACCACATGGACGGTATCGTCGATATCGACGCCGAAGTCGAGGAAGCGACCGCCCAACCGGGCGTCCGCCTCGGCGACCTCAACGCGGAACTCGCCGACGAAGGCCTGAAGTTCGCACCGGACCCCGCGTGGGGCGACAAGAGCGCCCTCGGCGGCGCCATCGGCAACAACTCGACGGGCAGCCACTCGCTGGTCTACGGCAAGACCGACGCCTATATTGAGGAACTCGAAGTCGTCCTCGGAAACGGCACCGTCCACCGATTCGGGGAGGTGACCCCCGAGGAGTGGCGAAGGCGGGCTGAGGCCGACACCTTCCTCGGGCGGGTCTACGCCGAACTGCTGGATATCGCCGAGGAGAAAGCCGACACGATACGCTCGGCGTATCCCGAACTCAAACGGAACGTCTCCGGCTACAACCTCGACCGACTCATCGAGGAGTACCGGGCGGTCCAGGAGGGTGACCGCGAGACGGTCAACCTCGCGCGGGTCTTCGCCGGCAGCGAGGGAACTCTCGGCATCGTCACTGAGGCCACCGTCTCTCTGGAGCCGATTCCCGAAACGAAGGCGATGGCACTCTTAGCGTACGACGACCTCATCACGGCGCTGGAGGACGTCGCCCCGATTCTGGAGTTCGACCCCGCCGCCGTCGAGGTGCTGGACGACGTGCTCTTGGACCTCGCCCGCGACACCTCCGAGTTCGGGAAACTCGTCGAGGAGACACTGCCCGAGGGAACGGGAAGTGTCCTGCTCGTGGAGTTCTACGCCGAGTCGGACGCCGAGGGGCGCGAGAAAGTCGCGGAACTGCTTGCGGACCGCCAGCCCGATACTGCCACCGAGGCCGACGCTGCGGACCTCGATACCGCGACCACCGACGCGCCCGTCCGGTCGTTCTACGCCGCCGAGGCCCACGCCGAGGCGGACCGCGAGCGCTTCTGGAAACTCCGGAAGTCGGGCCTTCCGATTCTGCTCGGCCGAACGACCGACGAGAAACACATCAGTTTCATCGAGGATACGGCCGTCCCGCCGGAACACCTCCCGGAGTACGTCGCGGACTTCAAGGAAGTCCTCGCCGAGAACGACACCTTTGCGAGTTTCTACGCCCACGCGGGACCGGGCTGTCTCCACATCCGGCCGTTGGTGAACACCAAGACCGTCGACGGCATCGAGCAGATGCGGGGAATCGCGGAGGGGGCGACCGACCTCGTGCTGGAGTATGACGGCAGCGTCTCGGGCGAGCACGGCGACGGCCGCGCCCGCACCGAGTGGAACAGGAAACTCTACGGCGAGGAGGTCTTCGAGGTGTTTCGGAGCCTCAAGAACACGCTGGACCCGTGGTGGCTCCTCAATCCCGGGCAGGTCTGCGGCGACGCCGAGATGACCGAGAACCTTCGGTTCGACCCCGACTACGAGTTCGACCCCGGCTTCGACCCCGTCCTGCAGTGGGACAACGACAACGGTTTTCAGGGGATGGCCGAACTCTGTCACGGCTGTGGCGGCTGTCGCGGCCCACAGGAGACCACCGGCGGCGTGATGTGTCCGACTTACCGGGCGGCCGACGAGGAGATACAGAGCACGCGCGGCCGTGCGAACGCCCTCCGGGCGGCGATGAGCGGCGACCTCGACGTCGAGGCGACCGACTCCGAGTTCGTCGCGGAGGTGATGGACCTCTGTGTCGGCTGTAAGGGCTGTGCCAACGACTGCCCCAGCGAGGTCGACATGGCGAAACTGAAAGCCGAAGTCGAGTACGCCCACCACCAGAACCACGGTACGTCGCTCCGCGAACGGCTCTTCGCCGAAATCGACTGGACCGCGAAATGGGGCAGTCGGCTGGCGCCCCTCGCGAACCGCGTCGATGCGATTCCGGGCGCCCGGGCGCTCTTGGAGAAGACCGTCGGCATCGCACGGGAGCGCTCGCTGCCGACCTTCCGGCGGCAGTCCTTCGCCGACTGGTTCGAAGAGCGCGGCCCCGCCGTCCCCGCCGGGCAAGCGGAGCGGCGCGTGCTCCTGTTGCCCGACACCTTCACGAACTACACGAACCCCGAGGTGGCGAAGGCGGCTGTGCGCGTCCTCGAAGCCGCCGACGTCCACGTCGAGGTGCCCGACGTGGGCCCGAGCGGGCGGGCGGCCTTCTCGAAGGGCTTTCTGGAAACCGCGGCCGAACGCGCCGAGGCAGTCGTCACCACGCTGGCGCCTCGGGTCGAGGACGGTTGGGACGTCGTCGTCTGCGAACCCTCCGACGCCGTCATGATTCAGGACGATTACGCCGATTTCATCTCCGGAGCGGCCGTCGAACTCGTCGCCGACTACACCTACAGCGTCTGTGAATACCTCGACACGCACCGCCTCGACGAACGCTTCGACGTCGCTCCCGACGCCGACAACGCGCCCGAACAGGCGCTCGTCTATCACGGTCACTGCCATCAGAAGGCGACCAAACGGGACCACCACGCCGTCGGCGTGTTGCGCCGGGTCGGTTACGAGGTCGATCCGCTGGATTCGACCTGCTGTGGGATGGCCGGGTCGTTCGGCTACGAGGCCGAACACTACTTGATGAGTCAGGCCATCGGCGAACAACTGTTCGAACAGGTCGACGCCGTCGATGCCGACCCCGTCGCCCCCGGCGCCTCCTGCCGTACCCAACTCGGTGACCGTGAGGACGCCGAGACCCCCGACCACCCGATTCAGCGTATCGACGCCGCAATCGAGGCGTGA
- a CDS encoding Bax inhibitor-1 family protein, protein MGQAYSTRTGTAHPKFREVGLPAAALIALNVLLMAVVAMTPLAAINDLIFGIAPIVGLLVFGAVLTGGNYLAEKGLESGEMGTAYAGIALLQAAYGVFGGGIVATVGSQSSRAVLLGVTLAITVAMTTGVAAYVYVRDKNFSHWNKWSLGAFVIGAVLVLVGTFFTPVLIGGFVFIFAGFTLRLGYEIWRVRDDYRGDQPLIHSLGIYVAFTGVFVHVLQIVRQFVLER, encoded by the coding sequence ATGGGACAAGCCTATTCGACGCGGACCGGCACGGCACATCCGAAGTTCAGGGAGGTCGGCCTGCCCGCGGCGGCCCTCATCGCACTCAACGTACTGCTGATGGCAGTCGTCGCGATGACGCCGCTGGCGGCCATCAACGACCTGATTTTCGGCATCGCGCCCATCGTCGGCCTGCTCGTCTTCGGTGCGGTCCTGACCGGCGGGAACTACCTCGCCGAGAAGGGCCTCGAATCCGGGGAGATGGGCACGGCCTACGCCGGCATCGCGTTGCTGCAGGCCGCCTACGGCGTCTTCGGCGGCGGCATCGTCGCCACCGTCGGATCACAGAGTTCCCGTGCGGTCCTGCTGGGGGTTACCCTCGCCATCACCGTTGCGATGACAACGGGCGTCGCCGCCTACGTCTACGTCCGCGACAAGAACTTCAGCCACTGGAACAAGTGGTCCCTCGGCGCGTTCGTCATCGGTGCGGTGCTGGTGCTCGTCGGGACGTTCTTCACGCCCGTCCTCATCGGCGGGTTCGTCTTCATCTTCGCCGGCTTTACGCTCCGACTCGGCTACGAAATCTGGCGCGTCCGCGACGATTACCGTGGTGACCAGCCGCTCATCCACTCGCTGGGCATCTACGTGGCCTTCACGGGTGTGTTCGTCCACGTCCTGCAAATCGTCCGGCAGTTCGTGCTCGAACGGTAA
- a CDS encoding rubrerythrin-like domain-containing protein, translated as MRGAQPENEPIYECIDCGDRQKDPEGRLCTCGGYLKNIGVSRSL; from the coding sequence ATGCGCGGGGCACAACCGGAAAACGAACCCATCTACGAGTGTATCGACTGCGGGGACCGGCAGAAGGACCCGGAGGGCCGCCTCTGTACGTGTGGTGGCTACCTCAAGAACATCGGCGTGAGCCGAAGCCTGTAA
- the panB gene encoding 3-methyl-2-oxobutanoate hydroxymethyltransferase, which yields MRAKDIRAKAGEEPITMLTAYDAPTAELVDEAGIDMILVGDSVGNVKLGHDSTLPVTVDQMADHTAAVARATDDAMVIADMPFLSIGADEADAIENCGRMLKEADADAVKLECGPHTVDLTRRLTRLGIPVQAHLGLTPQRENETGLFRQGTDPEAARRILDLAREHEAAGAFSLVLEHVPANLAKEVTDALSIPTIGIGAGPDCDGQVLVIDEVTGLSEGTAPFSKAFGDVRSEMQEAISSYAEAVETGEFPAEEHSHYEEEVDDIY from the coding sequence ATGCGAGCGAAGGACATCCGCGCGAAGGCCGGCGAAGAGCCGATAACGATGCTGACGGCCTACGACGCGCCGACGGCGGAACTCGTCGACGAGGCGGGCATCGACATGATTCTGGTCGGCGACTCGGTCGGCAACGTCAAACTGGGCCACGACTCGACGCTGCCCGTCACCGTCGACCAGATGGCCGACCACACGGCCGCCGTCGCTCGGGCGACCGACGATGCGATGGTCATCGCCGACATGCCGTTTCTCTCCATCGGCGCCGACGAGGCCGACGCCATCGAGAACTGCGGCCGAATGCTCAAGGAGGCCGACGCCGACGCCGTCAAACTCGAATGCGGCCCCCACACCGTCGACCTTACTCGGCGACTCACCCGCCTCGGGATTCCCGTACAGGCCCACCTCGGCCTGACGCCCCAGCGCGAAAACGAGACAGGCCTCTTCCGGCAGGGGACCGACCCCGAGGCCGCCCGCCGCATCCTGGATTTGGCCCGCGAACACGAGGCCGCGGGCGCCTTCTCGCTCGTCCTCGAACACGTCCCCGCGAACCTCGCCAAGGAGGTGACCGACGCCCTCTCGATTCCCACCATCGGCATCGGTGCCGGCCCCGACTGTGACGGGCAGGTCCTCGTTATCGACGAGGTGACCGGCCTCTCGGAGGGAACGGCGCCCTTCTCGAAGGCCTTCGGCGACGTGCGCAGCGAGATGCAAGAGGCGATTTCGTCGTACGCCGAGGCGGTCGAAACCGGCGAGTTCCCGGCCGAGGAACACAGCCACTACGAGGAAGAGGTCGACGATATCTACTAA
- a CDS encoding HAD family hydrolase — MNYDTVVFDLDGTLVRLTVDWDVVAREVALALEERDIDPPDSLWGMLETADENGARKAIERIIADHERDGARDSERLPAADTIPEGPVGVCSLNAEEACYIALETHDIGGVSAVVGRDTVATEKPDPAPLLETIERLGGDPARTLFVGDTDRDRETADRAGTDYVDVSDWLRA; from the coding sequence GTGAACTACGACACCGTCGTCTTCGACCTCGATGGCACGCTCGTCCGCCTTACCGTCGACTGGGACGTCGTCGCCCGCGAGGTCGCACTCGCTCTCGAAGAACGGGACATCGACCCGCCGGACAGCCTCTGGGGAATGCTCGAAACCGCCGACGAAAACGGCGCCCGCAAGGCTATCGAACGGATTATCGCCGACCACGAACGCGACGGCGCCCGCGATTCCGAGCGCCTGCCTGCGGCCGACACTATCCCCGAGGGTCCGGTCGGCGTCTGCTCGCTCAACGCCGAGGAAGCCTGCTATATCGCCCTCGAAACGCACGATATCGGCGGTGTCAGCGCCGTGGTCGGTCGGGATACCGTCGCGACGGAAAAGCCCGACCCCGCTCCACTGCTGGAGACCATCGAGCGTCTCGGCGGCGACCCAGCCCGGACGCTCTTCGTCGGCGACACCGACCGGGACCGGGAGACGGCCGACCGCGCGGGCACCGACTACGTCGACGTCTCCGATTGGCTCCGGGCGTAG
- a CDS encoding HIT family protein: MADAPDCEFCRIATGDADAYRVYEDETTVAFLDANPAVEAHVLVAPKRHVEDVFTTGVSEAVFATVDAVAEAFRADLGADGFSVVHTTGPLIGTVDHAHVHLLPRWEDDDLSLALPRKPLDEDRAELLAERLRKSTA, encoded by the coding sequence ATGGCCGACGCTCCCGACTGTGAGTTCTGCCGCATCGCCACCGGCGATGCCGACGCCTACCGCGTCTACGAGGACGAGACGACCGTCGCCTTTCTCGATGCCAACCCGGCCGTCGAGGCACACGTCCTCGTCGCCCCGAAGCGACACGTCGAGGACGTGTTCACGACCGGCGTCAGCGAGGCCGTCTTCGCGACGGTCGATGCCGTCGCCGAGGCATTTCGAGCGGACCTCGGTGCCGATGGCTTCAGCGTCGTCCACACCACCGGACCGCTCATCGGGACCGTCGACCACGCGCACGTCCACCTGCTGCCCCGCTGGGAGGACGACGACCTCTCGCTGGCGTTACCACGGAAACCGCTGGACGAGGACCGCGCCGAACTGCTCGCCGAGCGGCTACGGAAAAGTACGGCCTGA
- a CDS encoding DUF420 domain-containing protein has product MDTRRWARQHVPLLTAVLTVVSLAVVFGAALQAIPTEPLPAPEGLLSAIPHVNAVISLVAIGTITGGVRAIRNGEVSKHRALMLASFGLFALFLGLYLYRVAILGPSEFPGPAVIHTYVYLPILLVHILLAIVCVPFVFYALLLAGTRPVSAIYETNHKRAGRIAAGLWLISFAMGIVVYAMLYQIY; this is encoded by the coding sequence ATGGACACTCGGAGGTGGGCGCGACAGCACGTGCCCCTGTTGACGGCAGTGCTGACCGTCGTATCGCTGGCGGTGGTCTTCGGAGCGGCGTTACAGGCGATTCCGACCGAGCCGTTGCCCGCGCCGGAGGGGCTACTTTCGGCGATTCCGCACGTCAACGCAGTCATCAGTCTCGTGGCAATTGGGACGATTACCGGCGGCGTCCGGGCCATCCGCAACGGCGAGGTGTCGAAACACCGCGCGCTAATGCTGGCGAGTTTCGGCCTGTTCGCCCTGTTTCTCGGGCTGTACCTCTATCGGGTCGCCATCCTCGGCCCGTCGGAGTTCCCCGGTCCCGCGGTGATTCATACGTACGTCTACCTGCCGATACTCCTCGTGCACATCCTGCTGGCTATCGTCTGTGTGCCGTTCGTCTTCTATGCGCTCCTTCTGGCCGGGACCCGGCCCGTCTCGGCGATTTACGAGACGAACCACAAGCGGGCCGGACGAATCGCCGCGGGCCTGTGGCTCATCTCCTTCGCGATGGGCATCGTCGTGTACGCGATGCTGTATCAGATTTACTGA
- the thyA gene encoding thymidylate synthase: MRQYHDLVSNVLAGGTYKPNRTGVDTVASFSHHYEVDLAEGFPLLTTKRMDGYRWNSLIHELLWYLSGEEHIRNLREETKIWDAWADEDGMLDTAYGRFWRRFPVPDDTSRLPGESWPDESHRWTDTETAPNGEERQVFDQIQYVLDTLEENPNSRRMVVNAWHPANATVSTLPPCHYTFVFNVQGDRLNVHLTQRSGDIALGVPFNLAAYSILAHAVANRTDFEVGSFGHTIVDAHIYCGQGDRGEWYGEHLGELQERIASVDDRDEYADVRAWLEDAAPAEPDGEKNYDHVPNLLTQLTREPGERPSLEVANKPLDELEYEDIQLVDYDPEPGLDFAVAE, from the coding sequence ATGCGCCAGTATCACGACCTTGTTTCGAACGTCCTCGCCGGTGGGACGTACAAGCCGAACCGGACCGGCGTCGATACGGTCGCCTCCTTCTCGCATCACTACGAGGTGGACCTCGCCGAGGGCTTTCCCCTGCTGACCACAAAGCGGATGGACGGCTACCGCTGGAACTCCCTGATTCACGAACTCCTCTGGTATCTCTCCGGGGAGGAACACATCCGCAACCTCCGCGAGGAGACGAAAATCTGGGACGCGTGGGCCGACGAGGACGGCATGCTCGATACCGCCTACGGCCGCTTCTGGCGGCGCTTCCCGGTCCCCGACGACACGAGTCGACTGCCGGGCGAGTCCTGGCCCGACGAGAGCCACCGCTGGACGGACACCGAGACGGCGCCGAACGGCGAAGAACGGCAGGTCTTCGACCAGATTCAGTACGTCCTCGACACCCTGGAGGAAAATCCCAACTCCCGGCGGATGGTCGTCAACGCGTGGCATCCGGCCAACGCGACCGTCTCGACGCTGCCGCCCTGCCACTACACCTTCGTCTTCAACGTGCAGGGCGACCGCCTGAACGTCCATCTCACCCAGCGCTCGGGTGACATCGCGTTGGGCGTGCCGTTCAATCTCGCCGCCTACTCGATTCTGGCCCACGCCGTCGCCAACCGCACGGACTTCGAGGTGGGGTCGTTCGGCCACACCATCGTCGACGCCCACATCTACTGCGGGCAGGGCGACCGCGGCGAATGGTACGGCGAGCACCTCGGGGAACTTCAGGAACGCATCGCGAGCGTCGACGACCGTGACGAGTACGCCGACGTCCGCGCGTGGCTCGAAGACGCGGCGCCCGCCGAACCCGACGGCGAGAAGAACTACGACCACGTGCCGAACCTGCTCACCCAGTTGACGCGGGAACCGGGCGAGCGGCCGTCGCTGGAGGTGGCGAACAAGCCGCTGGACGAACTCGAATACGAGGATATCCAGTTGGTCGATTACGACCCCGAACCGGGGCTGGATTTCGCGGTCGCCGAATGA
- a CDS encoding helix-turn-helix domain-containing protein, translated as MAKYSTGGVGGDSSGACELCGAEDRSLETATVAGAELQVCSECARHGEEDGSDGSGGSSSGSDGREETNRRKKAAQNMAKLDDARKVDSDWQEETEYEDDPLPYLVRGYGDRVEQARQDAGLQTDELAAELGVDEEDIVAVEQGRAARAGVGGSLIEALEDELGIELAEE; from the coding sequence ATGGCAAAATACTCGACCGGCGGTGTCGGGGGCGACTCCAGCGGCGCCTGCGAACTCTGCGGTGCCGAGGACCGTTCGCTGGAAACCGCGACGGTCGCCGGCGCGGAACTGCAGGTTTGTTCGGAGTGTGCCCGCCACGGTGAGGAGGACGGTTCCGATGGCTCCGGCGGCTCGTCGTCCGGCAGCGACGGCCGCGAGGAGACGAACCGCCGAAAGAAGGCCGCACAGAACATGGCTAAACTCGACGATGCACGGAAGGTCGACTCCGACTGGCAGGAGGAGACCGAATACGAGGACGACCCGCTTCCCTATCTCGTCCGCGGCTACGGCGACCGCGTCGAACAGGCCCGGCAGGACGCGGGCCTCCAGACGGACGAACTCGCCGCGGAACTCGGCGTCGACGAGGAGGACATCGTCGCCGTCGAACAGGGTCGGGCCGCCCGCGCCGGCGTCGGTGGGTCGCTCATCGAGGCTCTCGAAGACGAACTCGGCATCGAACTCGCCGAGGAATAA
- a CDS encoding cupin domain-containing protein — MDFATASTDDIDSVVPEEYGGMWFFRDPLDCENLGITLLELEPGGKGKHHTHPEDQQEEVYLVVGGEKARDADEPGDPELTVQLGPEGNPKEEVTLAPGEAIRVGPETNRQLHNHSDARVRIVIAGAP, encoded by the coding sequence ATGGACTTCGCGACCGCGAGCACCGACGACATCGACAGCGTCGTTCCCGAGGAGTACGGCGGTATGTGGTTCTTCCGTGACCCGCTGGACTGCGAGAACCTCGGCATCACCCTGCTCGAGCTGGAACCCGGCGGGAAGGGCAAACACCATACCCATCCCGAAGACCAGCAGGAGGAGGTCTACCTCGTCGTCGGCGGCGAGAAGGCCCGCGACGCCGACGAGCCGGGCGACCCCGAACTGACCGTGCAGTTGGGTCCTGAGGGCAATCCGAAGGAGGAAGTGACGCTGGCACCCGGCGAGGCGATTCGGGTCGGTCCCGAAACGAACCGCCAACTCCACAACCACAGCGACGCGCGGGTGCGAATCGTCATTGCCGGCGCGCCGTAA
- a CDS encoding DUF5822 domain-containing protein: MPTRVETTDPDGVDYGWVMQTTFVLTIVVGAPVVALLSLFATLPTWGERVEFAIRVGAVVWICIGVPVFLYARSQSETST; encoded by the coding sequence ATGCCGACTCGCGTCGAAACGACCGACCCCGATGGGGTCGACTACGGCTGGGTGATGCAGACGACGTTCGTCCTCACTATCGTCGTCGGCGCGCCCGTCGTCGCCCTGCTGTCGCTTTTCGCCACGCTCCCGACGTGGGGCGAGCGCGTCGAGTTCGCGATTCGCGTCGGCGCCGTCGTCTGGATCTGTATCGGCGTGCCCGTCTTCCTCTACGCCCGGAGCCAATCGGAGACGTCGACGTAG
- a CDS encoding alpha/beta fold hydrolase, with protein MSRPPTIDAMQTVSSTDGTEIAYEVDGSGQPLVLLHGGTACRRHWDALVPHLVDSFTVVRPDRRGHGDSGDGEEYGLDREVDDLRAVLETVDGEATVFGHSFGGLVALAAADLAIDRLILYEPALLVGDHRDGDLASRMEERLEAGRRRAAMRLFYEESSGLDDVGRMPWWPDEVPFERAETVVRENYAVEAAALDALPSPSVPTLLLTGENGPTHLREAVFALDDRLSESRVVELDGIGHVGTMLAPERVADAVREFARTD; from the coding sequence GTGTCTCGCCCGCCAACCATCGACGCGATGCAAACGGTATCCTCCACTGACGGCACCGAGATAGCCTACGAAGTAGACGGCTCCGGCCAACCGCTGGTCCTGCTGCACGGTGGGACCGCCTGTCGGCGCCATTGGGACGCACTCGTCCCCCATCTCGTCGATTCGTTCACCGTCGTCCGTCCCGACCGGCGTGGGCACGGCGACAGCGGCGACGGCGAGGAGTACGGTCTCGACCGCGAAGTCGACGACCTCCGGGCAGTACTGGAGACGGTCGACGGCGAGGCGACCGTCTTCGGCCACTCGTTCGGGGGGTTAGTCGCGCTCGCCGCCGCCGACCTCGCCATCGACCGACTGATACTGTACGAACCGGCGCTCCTCGTCGGCGACCATCGGGACGGCGACCTCGCTTCCCGGATGGAAGAGCGCCTCGAAGCCGGACGACGGCGTGCCGCTATGCGGCTCTTCTACGAGGAATCCAGCGGCCTCGACGATGTCGGACGGATGCCGTGGTGGCCCGACGAGGTCCCGTTCGAACGCGCGGAAACCGTCGTCCGTGAGAACTACGCCGTCGAAGCGGCCGCCCTCGACGCGCTTCCATCACCGTCGGTTCCGACGCTCCTTCTGACCGGCGAGAACGGGCCGACACATCTCCGGGAGGCCGTCTTCGCGCTCGATGACCGTCTGTCGGAGAGCCGAGTGGTGGAACTGGACGGCATCGGCCACGTCGGCACTATGCTGGCACCGGAACGAGTCGCCGACGCCGTGCGTGAGTTCGCCCGGACGGACTGA